The proteins below come from a single Clupea harengus chromosome 21, Ch_v2.0.2, whole genome shotgun sequence genomic window:
- the prkag3a gene encoding 5'-AMP-activated protein kinase subunit gamma-3 isoform X5: MEITKQVASQDELPKTDTATDPDAEVYMNFMKKHCCYDAMPTSCKLVIFDTTLQVKKAFFALVANGLRAAPLWDNKLQRFVGMLTITDFINILHRYYTSPLVQIYELEEHKIETWRDVCLQGCNRCLISITPDASLFDAIFSLLKHKIHRLPVIDPKSGSVLHILTHKRILKFLHIFGAMIPKPQFLQKTMEEVGIGTFKDIATVQDTATLYDALSVFVERRVSALPVVDSKGKVVALYSRFDVINLAAQKSYNNLNMTMREAVRRRTCFIEGVIKCHGHETLETVIDRIVKAEVHRLVLVDREDVVKGIISLSDLLQAMVLTPAGIDALFS, encoded by the exons ATGGAAATTACCAAGCAG GTAGCATCTCAAGATGAACTCCCCAAGACCGACACAG CCACTGATCCTGATGCAGAGGTGTACATGAACTTCATGAAGAAGCACTGTTGTTATGATGCCATGCCAACAAGTTGTAAACTGGTCATATTTGACACCACGCTACAG GTGAAGAAGGCCTTCTTTGCTCTAGTGGCAAATGGCTTAAGGGCCGCTCCGCTTTGGGACAACAAGTTGCAAAGATTCGTGG GTATGCTCACCATCACAGATTTTATCAATATTCTTCATCGCTACTACACATCTCCCCTG GTTCAGATCTATGAGCTGGAGGAACACAAGATTGAGACTTGGAGAG ATGTTTGTCTTCAGGGCTGTAACCGCTGTCTCATCAGTATCACCCCTGATGCCAG TCTCTTTGATGCCATCTTCTCCCTCCTGAAGCACAAAATCCACAGACTACCAGTCATTGATCCAAAGTCAGGAAGTGTGCTTCACATTCTGACACACAAGCGCATCCTCAAGTTCCTTCACATATTT GGAGCTATGATACCAAAGCCTCAATTCTTGCAGAAAACCATGGAGGAGGTTGGCATTGGGACTTTTAAAGACATTGCCACCGTGCAAGATACTGCCACACTTTATGATGCcttatctgtgtttgtggagcGGAGGGTGTCTGCTCTACCAGTTGTTGACAGCAAAG GAAAGGTTGTGGCTCTGTACTCCAGATTCGACGTGATT AATCTTGCCGCACAGAAGTCCTACAACAACCTCAACATGACCATGCGGGAGGCTGTGCGGAGGCGAACGTGTTTTATTGAGGGCGTCATCAAATGCCACGGCCATGAGACCCTTGAGACTGTCATCGATAGAATCGTCAAAGCAGAG GTGCATCGCTTGGTGCTGGTGGACAGAGAGGATGTGGTGA
- the prkag3a gene encoding 5'-AMP-activated protein kinase subunit gamma-1 isoform X2 has protein sequence MEITKQVASQDELPKTDTATDPDAEVYMNFMKKHCCYDAMPTSCKLVIFDTTLQVKKAFFALVANGLRAAPLWDNKLQRFVGMLTITDFINILHRYYTSPLVQIYELEEHKIETWRGDSSQNVCLQGCNRCLISITPDASLFDAIFSLLKHKIHRLPVIDPKSGSVLHILTHKRILKFLHIFGAMIPKPQFLQKTMEEVGIGTFKDIATVQDTATLYDALSVFVERRVSALPVVDSKGKVVALYSRFDVINLAAQKSYNNLNMTMREAVRRRTCFIEGVIKCHGHETLETVIDRIVKAEVHRLVLVDREDVVKGIISLSDLLQAMVLTPAGFDWQ, from the exons ATGGAAATTACCAAGCAG GTAGCATCTCAAGATGAACTCCCCAAGACCGACACAG CCACTGATCCTGATGCAGAGGTGTACATGAACTTCATGAAGAAGCACTGTTGTTATGATGCCATGCCAACAAGTTGTAAACTGGTCATATTTGACACCACGCTACAG GTGAAGAAGGCCTTCTTTGCTCTAGTGGCAAATGGCTTAAGGGCCGCTCCGCTTTGGGACAACAAGTTGCAAAGATTCGTGG GTATGCTCACCATCACAGATTTTATCAATATTCTTCATCGCTACTACACATCTCCCCTG GTTCAGATCTATGAGCTGGAGGAACACAAGATTGAGACTTGGAGAGGTGATTCATCTCAAA ATGTTTGTCTTCAGGGCTGTAACCGCTGTCTCATCAGTATCACCCCTGATGCCAG TCTCTTTGATGCCATCTTCTCCCTCCTGAAGCACAAAATCCACAGACTACCAGTCATTGATCCAAAGTCAGGAAGTGTGCTTCACATTCTGACACACAAGCGCATCCTCAAGTTCCTTCACATATTT GGAGCTATGATACCAAAGCCTCAATTCTTGCAGAAAACCATGGAGGAGGTTGGCATTGGGACTTTTAAAGACATTGCCACCGTGCAAGATACTGCCACACTTTATGATGCcttatctgtgtttgtggagcGGAGGGTGTCTGCTCTACCAGTTGTTGACAGCAAAG GAAAGGTTGTGGCTCTGTACTCCAGATTCGACGTGATT AATCTTGCCGCACAGAAGTCCTACAACAACCTCAACATGACCATGCGGGAGGCTGTGCGGAGGCGAACGTGTTTTATTGAGGGCGTCATCAAATGCCACGGCCATGAGACCCTTGAGACTGTCATCGATAGAATCGTCAAAGCAGAG GTGCATCGCTTGGTGCTGGTGGACAGAGAGGATGTGGTGA
- the prkag3a gene encoding 5'-AMP-activated protein kinase subunit gamma-1 isoform X4, whose translation MEITKQVASQDELPKTDTATDPDAEVYMNFMKKHCCYDAMPTSCKLVIFDTTLQVKKAFFALVANGLRAAPLWDNKLQRFVGMLTITDFINILHRYYTSPLVQIYELEEHKIETWRGDSSQNVCLQGCNRCLISITPDASLFDAIFSLLKHKIHRLPVIDPKSGSVLHILTHKRILKFLHIFGAMIPKPQFLQKTMEEVGIGTFKDIATVQDTATLYDALSVFVERRVSALPVVDSKGKVVALYSRFDVINLAAQKSYNNLNMTMREAVRRRTCFIEGVIKCHGHETLETVIDRIVKAEVHRLVLVDREDVVKGIISLSDLLQAMVLTPAGARI comes from the exons ATGGAAATTACCAAGCAG GTAGCATCTCAAGATGAACTCCCCAAGACCGACACAG CCACTGATCCTGATGCAGAGGTGTACATGAACTTCATGAAGAAGCACTGTTGTTATGATGCCATGCCAACAAGTTGTAAACTGGTCATATTTGACACCACGCTACAG GTGAAGAAGGCCTTCTTTGCTCTAGTGGCAAATGGCTTAAGGGCCGCTCCGCTTTGGGACAACAAGTTGCAAAGATTCGTGG GTATGCTCACCATCACAGATTTTATCAATATTCTTCATCGCTACTACACATCTCCCCTG GTTCAGATCTATGAGCTGGAGGAACACAAGATTGAGACTTGGAGAGGTGATTCATCTCAAA ATGTTTGTCTTCAGGGCTGTAACCGCTGTCTCATCAGTATCACCCCTGATGCCAG TCTCTTTGATGCCATCTTCTCCCTCCTGAAGCACAAAATCCACAGACTACCAGTCATTGATCCAAAGTCAGGAAGTGTGCTTCACATTCTGACACACAAGCGCATCCTCAAGTTCCTTCACATATTT GGAGCTATGATACCAAAGCCTCAATTCTTGCAGAAAACCATGGAGGAGGTTGGCATTGGGACTTTTAAAGACATTGCCACCGTGCAAGATACTGCCACACTTTATGATGCcttatctgtgtttgtggagcGGAGGGTGTCTGCTCTACCAGTTGTTGACAGCAAAG GAAAGGTTGTGGCTCTGTACTCCAGATTCGACGTGATT AATCTTGCCGCACAGAAGTCCTACAACAACCTCAACATGACCATGCGGGAGGCTGTGCGGAGGCGAACGTGTTTTATTGAGGGCGTCATCAAATGCCACGGCCATGAGACCCTTGAGACTGTCATCGATAGAATCGTCAAAGCAGAG GTGCATCGCTTGGTGCTGGTGGACAGAGAGGATGTGGTGA
- the prkag3a gene encoding 5'-AMP-activated protein kinase subunit gamma-3 isoform X6, whose protein sequence is MNFMKKHCCYDAMPTSCKLVIFDTTLQVKKAFFALVANGLRAAPLWDNKLQRFVGMLTITDFINILHRYYTSPLVQIYELEEHKIETWRGDSSQNVCLQGCNRCLISITPDASLFDAIFSLLKHKIHRLPVIDPKSGSVLHILTHKRILKFLHIFGAMIPKPQFLQKTMEEVGIGTFKDIATVQDTATLYDALSVFVERRVSALPVVDSKGKVVALYSRFDVINLAAQKSYNNLNMTMREAVRRRTCFIEGVIKCHGHETLETVIDRIVKAEVHRLVLVDREDVVKGIISLSDLLQAMVLTPAGIDALFS, encoded by the exons ATGAACTTCATGAAGAAGCACTGTTGTTATGATGCCATGCCAACAAGTTGTAAACTGGTCATATTTGACACCACGCTACAG GTGAAGAAGGCCTTCTTTGCTCTAGTGGCAAATGGCTTAAGGGCCGCTCCGCTTTGGGACAACAAGTTGCAAAGATTCGTGG GTATGCTCACCATCACAGATTTTATCAATATTCTTCATCGCTACTACACATCTCCCCTG GTTCAGATCTATGAGCTGGAGGAACACAAGATTGAGACTTGGAGAGGTGATTCATCTCAAA ATGTTTGTCTTCAGGGCTGTAACCGCTGTCTCATCAGTATCACCCCTGATGCCAG TCTCTTTGATGCCATCTTCTCCCTCCTGAAGCACAAAATCCACAGACTACCAGTCATTGATCCAAAGTCAGGAAGTGTGCTTCACATTCTGACACACAAGCGCATCCTCAAGTTCCTTCACATATTT GGAGCTATGATACCAAAGCCTCAATTCTTGCAGAAAACCATGGAGGAGGTTGGCATTGGGACTTTTAAAGACATTGCCACCGTGCAAGATACTGCCACACTTTATGATGCcttatctgtgtttgtggagcGGAGGGTGTCTGCTCTACCAGTTGTTGACAGCAAAG GAAAGGTTGTGGCTCTGTACTCCAGATTCGACGTGATT AATCTTGCCGCACAGAAGTCCTACAACAACCTCAACATGACCATGCGGGAGGCTGTGCGGAGGCGAACGTGTTTTATTGAGGGCGTCATCAAATGCCACGGCCATGAGACCCTTGAGACTGTCATCGATAGAATCGTCAAAGCAGAG GTGCATCGCTTGGTGCTGGTGGACAGAGAGGATGTGGTGA
- the prkag3a gene encoding 5'-AMP-activated protein kinase subunit gamma-1 isoform X1 — protein sequence MEITKQVASQDELPKTDTATDPDAEVYMNFMKKHCCYDAMPTSCKLVIFDTTLQVKKAFFALVANGLRAAPLWDNKLQRFVGMLTITDFINILHRYYTSPLVQIYELEEHKIETWRGDSSQNVCLQGCNRCLISITPDASLFDAIFSLLKHKIHRLPVIDPKSGSVLHILTHKRILKFLHIFGAMIPKPQFLQKTMEEVGIGTFKDIATVQDTATLYDALSVFVERRVSALPVVDSKGKVVALYSRFDVINLAAQKSYNNLNMTMREAVRRRTCFIEGVIKCHGHETLETVIDRIVKAEVHRLVLVDREDVVKGIISLSDLLQAMVLTPAGIDALFS from the exons ATGGAAATTACCAAGCAG GTAGCATCTCAAGATGAACTCCCCAAGACCGACACAG CCACTGATCCTGATGCAGAGGTGTACATGAACTTCATGAAGAAGCACTGTTGTTATGATGCCATGCCAACAAGTTGTAAACTGGTCATATTTGACACCACGCTACAG GTGAAGAAGGCCTTCTTTGCTCTAGTGGCAAATGGCTTAAGGGCCGCTCCGCTTTGGGACAACAAGTTGCAAAGATTCGTGG GTATGCTCACCATCACAGATTTTATCAATATTCTTCATCGCTACTACACATCTCCCCTG GTTCAGATCTATGAGCTGGAGGAACACAAGATTGAGACTTGGAGAGGTGATTCATCTCAAA ATGTTTGTCTTCAGGGCTGTAACCGCTGTCTCATCAGTATCACCCCTGATGCCAG TCTCTTTGATGCCATCTTCTCCCTCCTGAAGCACAAAATCCACAGACTACCAGTCATTGATCCAAAGTCAGGAAGTGTGCTTCACATTCTGACACACAAGCGCATCCTCAAGTTCCTTCACATATTT GGAGCTATGATACCAAAGCCTCAATTCTTGCAGAAAACCATGGAGGAGGTTGGCATTGGGACTTTTAAAGACATTGCCACCGTGCAAGATACTGCCACACTTTATGATGCcttatctgtgtttgtggagcGGAGGGTGTCTGCTCTACCAGTTGTTGACAGCAAAG GAAAGGTTGTGGCTCTGTACTCCAGATTCGACGTGATT AATCTTGCCGCACAGAAGTCCTACAACAACCTCAACATGACCATGCGGGAGGCTGTGCGGAGGCGAACGTGTTTTATTGAGGGCGTCATCAAATGCCACGGCCATGAGACCCTTGAGACTGTCATCGATAGAATCGTCAAAGCAGAG GTGCATCGCTTGGTGCTGGTGGACAGAGAGGATGTGGTGA
- the prkag3a gene encoding 5'-AMP-activated protein kinase subunit gamma-1 isoform X3, with product MEITKQVASQDELPKTDTATDPDAEVYMNFMKKHCCYDAMPTSCKLVIFDTTLQVKKAFFALVANGLRAAPLWDNKLQRFVGMLTITDFINILHRYYTSPLVQIYELEEHKIETWRGDSSQNVCLQGCNRCLISITPDASLFDAIFSLLKHKIHRLPVIDPKSGSVLHILTHKRILKFLHIFGAMIPKPQFLQKTMEEVGIGTFKDIATVQDTATLYDALSVFVERRVSALPVVDSKGKVVALYSRFDVINLAAQKSYNNLNMTMREAVRRRTCFIEGVIKCHGHETLETVIDRIVKAEVHRLVLVDREDVVKGIISLSDLLQAMVLTPAEITCK from the exons ATGGAAATTACCAAGCAG GTAGCATCTCAAGATGAACTCCCCAAGACCGACACAG CCACTGATCCTGATGCAGAGGTGTACATGAACTTCATGAAGAAGCACTGTTGTTATGATGCCATGCCAACAAGTTGTAAACTGGTCATATTTGACACCACGCTACAG GTGAAGAAGGCCTTCTTTGCTCTAGTGGCAAATGGCTTAAGGGCCGCTCCGCTTTGGGACAACAAGTTGCAAAGATTCGTGG GTATGCTCACCATCACAGATTTTATCAATATTCTTCATCGCTACTACACATCTCCCCTG GTTCAGATCTATGAGCTGGAGGAACACAAGATTGAGACTTGGAGAGGTGATTCATCTCAAA ATGTTTGTCTTCAGGGCTGTAACCGCTGTCTCATCAGTATCACCCCTGATGCCAG TCTCTTTGATGCCATCTTCTCCCTCCTGAAGCACAAAATCCACAGACTACCAGTCATTGATCCAAAGTCAGGAAGTGTGCTTCACATTCTGACACACAAGCGCATCCTCAAGTTCCTTCACATATTT GGAGCTATGATACCAAAGCCTCAATTCTTGCAGAAAACCATGGAGGAGGTTGGCATTGGGACTTTTAAAGACATTGCCACCGTGCAAGATACTGCCACACTTTATGATGCcttatctgtgtttgtggagcGGAGGGTGTCTGCTCTACCAGTTGTTGACAGCAAAG GAAAGGTTGTGGCTCTGTACTCCAGATTCGACGTGATT AATCTTGCCGCACAGAAGTCCTACAACAACCTCAACATGACCATGCGGGAGGCTGTGCGGAGGCGAACGTGTTTTATTGAGGGCGTCATCAAATGCCACGGCCATGAGACCCTTGAGACTGTCATCGATAGAATCGTCAAAGCAGAG GTGCATCGCTTGGTGCTGGTGGACAGAGAGGATGTGGTGA